The following nucleotide sequence is from Longimicrobium terrae.
CCGTCAGGTCAAAGGAGTGAAAGGCGCGGCCCACCATCAGCGTCAAGCCCACGCATCCGCCCAGCACCACCAGCCCCGCCGCGATCCCGGCGGGAACGCGGCCGCCCGCGAAGGAGGCCAGCCACGCCGCGCCGCCGGCCAGGGCCCCGATCAGCCCCACGGTCAGCAGCTTAAGGATCATCTTGAAGAGTTGCCGTCCCGCGAAGCCGGACTGCACCGATCCATCGCCGTTGACGCGAAAGGGAAAGAGCAGGAACAGCCAGTTCTCCATCGCCACCGCCAGCCACGCCACGGGAGCCGCCATCACGGCGGCCGCGGTCATCAGCAGCGGGTTCACGTTTCCGTTCTCCCACGCCGCGGCGCCCGCCAGCATCAGCAGGTTCACCAGCGCCACGATGGCCGCGGCGGTGAAGATCTCGCCCAGCGCGACCGCGGAAGGCGAGAGCGGGAGCGAGCGCAGGTACGCCATGCGGTCCGCGTCGCGCCGGAAGTCGATGTTGAAGCTGTTGCTGGCCAGGAGGGGAAACACGAAGACCAGCGCCATCAGCGAGGTTCCCAGCGGCCCGCGCTCCCCCGGCTCCGCCCCCAGCCCCGGCATGACGACGGTGTAGAAGAACGACACCGCGGCAAAGAACGCCAGGAGCAGCAGCGCGTTCAGCCCGCGCCCCAGTTCGTACAGCTGGCGGCGGGCCAGCGGCGCGGCGCGGCCCAGAAAGGCGAGCGCCGGCACCGGGACTCTGCGATGCGACGGCTTTCCCGCCACGGTCGCGCCGCCGCGCCGCATCCGCGCCCGGCGCAGCTGCGCAAAGCGGCGTTCGCTGCTCACCAGCGACCGCTCGCGGTAGTCCACCGGCAGCTGCACCGCCAGGGCCGCGGTGAGGCCCACGGTCAGCGCGGCGACGGCGCCCCACGCCAGCACGCCCGCCGCCGTGGTGGCGGCGAACGTTTCGGCAAAGGGCCGCAGCGGCAGGCTGATGATCCGCAGCGCGGGCGAGGCCAGGAACTCCGCGGCCGCGTTCCCCCCGCCCACCACGCGCGCGCGGCGGTACACGCCGAGCCCGGCCAGGAGCACGCCCGCGATCACCAGCGGCTTGAGCAGGCGGCGCAGCGCGGGCGGAGTGCGGTCGCCCACGCCGATGCGCAGCTGCGCCGTAAGCGTGGTCGCCGCCTGCATGAAGAGGATGGAGAGCGGAACGGCGACGAACGGCGCGTACGGCAGCGGCGCCAGACGGATGCTGACCAGCGCGAAGTACAGGCCGGCGAACGCCTGCCCCCACGCGCGGCTCACCAGCATGTACAGCATCGTTTCCCGCCGGCCGAGCGGCGCGGGAAAGAGAAAGGTGACCTCCGGCGGCCAGAAGAACGGCGCCTCCGACATCACCACGCCGCCCAGCGTGAACACGAACAGGAACAGGCCGAAGGTCTGCACCGCCGTGTCGTGCGGAGGGGGCGGCGAGTTCATCATCAACAGCGACGTGATCTGGCCGCCCACGATGAGGACGGTAAAGACCGCGCCGGCCAGCGTGGTCAGCGCGCCGCGGGTGGTGCGCATGCGCCGGAAGGTGCGCCGCCACACGCCGCGGACGCTCGCCCACGCCAGGTACCGCAGCCCGGGATTCACGCCGGCGTCCCCGGCGCGGCGTCTTCCGTCAGGTGAAAGAAGATGTCTTCCAGCGACGCGGCCTCGCCCAGTTCGGCGGCGTAGCGGGCGCGCAGGTCGTCGCGCGAGCCGTGAAAGAGCATCCGCCCCAGCCGCACCACCAGGAACGAGGTGCACAATCCCTCGATCTGCCCCAGCAGGTGCGACGACAGCATCACCGCGCATCCGGCGGCGGCGCGGCGGCGGATGGTGTCGTACAGGGTGCGGATGCCGCGCGGGTCCAGCCCGGTGAGCGGCTCGTCCAGCAGCAGCACGGCGGGGTCGTGCAGCAGCGCGCAGGCCACCGCCACCTTCTGCCGCATCCCGCGCGACAGTTCGTCCGCCATGCTGTCGCGCCGGTCGATCAGCTCCAGCTCCGTCAGCAGCCGCTCGCCGGGCGCGCGCCAGTCGCGCACGCCGTACACGCGCGCGGTAAAGTCCAGGTGCTCCCACACCGTCAGGCTGGAAAACAGCTGCGGCTCGTCGGGGATCAGGGCCAGGCGGCGCTTGGCCTGGATGGGCTCGCGCGCCAAGTCGTGCCCGCCGATCAGGATGCGGCCCGCCGTCGCCGGGTGGATGCCGGCCAGGGCGCGCAGTGTCGTCGTCTTCCCGGCGCCGTTGGGGCCCACGAGACCCACGATCTCCCCTCCCTGGACGGAAAAGGTGAGGTCGTCGACGGCGACGCGCCCCTCGTACTGCTTGGTGAAGCCCTGGACTTCAATCATTCGCGTTCCCTTCAGCGCGGCGCCGCGGGGCGCCCGCCGGGGTTCCACTGGGGGCGCGGGCCGTCCGCCAGCGTGCGAACCGCGGTGATGGCCGCCTGCGTGAGAGCCGCGACGTGCGGATAGTCGATGCGCCCGGCCTCATCCCCCGCGTGGTGGTAGTCCGTGTGCAGGTTGAAGGACGAGATGACGTGCGCCGGCACGCCCACCCGCGCGAACGGCGTGTTGTCGCTCCGCTCGAAGAAGTTCTGCGCGGGGCGCGGATCGGGCACCAGCGGCACCCCCGCCGCGGCGAGCGACGCGCCCACGGTGCTGCGGTCGAAGCCGGTCAGCCAGCCGCGCCCGGGGCCGCCCGCCAGCGAGTCCGGCCGGCCGATCATCTCCACGAACAGCCCGGCCGCGGTCTGCTCGATGGGCACCACGGGGTGCTGCAGGTACCAGCGCGTTCCCAGCATTCCCACTTCCTCGCCGGTGGCAAAGAAGAGGATGACGGTGCGCCGCGCCGGGCGGGCACGCAACGCGCGGGCGATCTCCAGGACGGCGACCGTGCCGCTGGCGTCGTCGTCTGCCCCGTTGTAGATGCTGTCGCCGTTTTCCGCGCGGCCGATGCCCAGGTGGTCGTAGTGCGCGCCCACGATGACGGCCTCGCTCGCCAGCGCGGGGTCGCTGCCGGGAATGCGCGCGACCACGTTGTACGCCTGCCGCGCGCGCCCGGCGGGAAGCCGCGCCAGGGCGTCCATCGTGGTCAGGCGCAGGCGGCGCCCGGCGGGGTCCGCGCTGTCCACCTCGATGGGGACCACCTGGTAGTAGCCCATGTCGCCGGCGGGCTCCACGCCCATGGCGCGCAGGCGGCCGGACAGGTAGACGGCGGCGCGCATTCCGCCCTCCGTACCCGTGCGGCGGCCCTGCATGCTGTCGGCGGCCAGGTCAAAGAGCGCGGTGCGCACGTCCTGCACCCGCACGGCGCCGCTGGCGGGCGTTGCGGCGGGGGTGGATGCGGTGGCGGACGGGCGGGCGCACGCGGCGGACGAGAACGCGAGCGCGGCGAAGACGGTCCTTCGCAGGGGAAGGCGGCGCATGGAATGCACGGGGGTCGCGCGTGAGGAAAGCAGGGCGATGCGGAGCACCGTCCAATATGCCCGGCCGACGGGGAAGCGGCAACGTACCGTGTGGTCCGCCGCTCCGTTGAACTGCATCTCACGCGGAGGCCGCGGGGGTTCGCGGAGGTCGCGGGGAGAACCGGCCGTCCTGTCGGCTTCCGCCGGAAGGCGCGGGGAGAACCGGCCGCTCCGCCAGCTTCCGCCGGAAAGGCGTCATCCTGAGGGAGCGTGCGACGGCCTCTCCGCCGCGCCGGGGTCATGCGCGACCGAAGGATCTACTTTCCCGCCGAGCCAACGTCGCGACACGCACGCCCGTTCTCGCGGGGAGAGCAGATCCTTCGCCGGCGCCAAGGTTCGGCGTCGCGGCAGGTGCGTGCGGCGCCTTCTCAGGATGACGCCTTGCGGCGTGAGCCGTCCTGGGACCGATCTGAGCCAGTATGGACTGGTTTCTCACCACCCTTCCTGGATGACGAGGGGGTGATGGGCGGAACCCCGGTGGTGCCCGGGAGAGTGCCTCCGGCCGCTGTTCCTCTGCTCCTCCGCTGCTCTGCGTGATCCATCTCCCGATGTTGAAACTCCCGGCGGGCGGGACGCGTAGGGTGGCCACGAGAGGTTGGGGCAGTGACACCAGACCGGAGATCAACTCATGTTCTTTCTGATCAGCGTGGCGGCGGCCGTTGCGGCGAGCGCCTTTGGATATCTGCAGGCCCGCAAGTTCGTTCGTGGCCGTCTTGCGTACGTGGACGCGGTGCAGCGCGGATACGCCCCGATCATCGCGGGTGTGGCGGCGTTCGCCATCGGCCTTCCCGTGGTGGGCCTGCTGCCCATCGTGGGCGGCGGCACGGCGCTGCTCTTTGGCGCCGGCGTGGGCACCGGCGTGGCCGCGGGCGCCAAGGACACCCGCCTGCGCCGCCTGCGCGCCTGATTCAGCCCTGCCCCGGCACCCGGCGGCGCCCTCCCAACCGGAGGGCGCCGCCGCTGCATCTGGCTCTTTCCACGGTGAGCACGGCTCAATTCCCGCCGTCTCGCATCTGTCGCGCCCGCCGCCGCATGGCTAGGTTGCCGCGCTTGAACGCAGGCGCTCTCCCTCAACCGCAGTGAACGGGCGATGACGGACGGACGTGTTTCGACAATGGCGGCGGGGCTGATCGGCTCCGAAATCCTGAAGATCGCGGCCGACATCCGCGCGCGGGTGGCGCAGGGCGAGCAGATCTGCAACCTGACCGTGGGCGACTTTTCCCCCGCGGAGTTCCGCATTCCCGAGTACCTGGAGCGGGAAATCGGCGTGGCGCTGGCCGCGGGCGAAACCAACTATCCGCCGGCGGACGGCATGCTGCCGCTGCGGCAGGCGGTCGCCGCGTTCCTGCAGCGCTGGCTTGGGCTGGAGTACCCGCTGGAATCGGTGCTCATCACCGCCGGCTCGCGCCCGGGCATCTACTCGGTCTTTACCGCCATTGTGGATCCGGGCGACGTGGTGGTGTACCCCGTCCCCTCGTGGAACAACAACCACTACATCCACATGTCCGGCGCGCGCGGCGTGCCGGTGGTGTGCCATGCGGAGAACGCCTTTCTCCCCACGCGCGCGCTGCTGGAGGATGCGGTGCGCGGCGCGCGGCTGCTGGCGCTGAACTCGCCGCTGAACCCCTGCGGCACCGCGTTCACCGCCGAGGCGCTGGGCGAAATCTGCGACCTGGTGCTGGAAGAGAACGCCCGCCGCGGCCCGGATGAGCGTCCGCTGTACGTGATGTACGATCAGGTGTACTGGATGCTGACCTTTGGCGACACGCAGCATGTGAATCCGGTGTCGCTGCGCCCCGCCATGCGCGACTACACCATCTTCGTGGATGGCATCAGCAAGTCGTTCGCGGCCACGGGCGTGCGGGTGGGCTGGACGGTGGGGCCGGCGGACGTGACGGGGCGGATGGCGAGCATTCTGGGCCACGTGGGCGCCTGGGCGCCGCGCGCGGAGCAGATCGCCACGGCCAGGCTGCTGGACGCCACCGACGAGATCCGCGCGTACCACAAGGAGATGTTCCGCGGGGTAGAGGACCGGCTTGACGCGCTGTACGACGGGATCGAGGCGCTTGCCGGGCAGGGCTTTCCCGTGCACGCCATCACCCCCATGGGCGCCATCTACCTGAGCGCTCGCTTTGCGCTGCACGGGTGGAAGACGCCGGCGGGCCAAGTGCTGCAGACCAACGAGCAGATCCGGCAGTACCTGCTGGAATCCGCCGGGCTGGCCGTGGTGCACTTTCAGGCGTTCGGGTTTCAGGAGGAGAGCGGATGGTTCCGCCTGTCCGTTGGCGCCACCTCCGTCGCGGAGATCCAGCCGATGCTGGTTCGGCTCACGTCGGCGCTGCAGGCGCTGACGCCGCCGTAGGGGCCCTCACCCCGCGTGCTGCGCACGACGACCCTCTCCCACGAACAGATGTGGGAGAGGGAGCACACCCCAGTCCGGCGCGGGGGAGACTGTGGTGTGCGCCGCGGACGCTCGTCCGGCGGTTGAAACCGCGCCTCGAACCACACGAAGTCCGCCTCCGCGGACTGCACCCTCGGCATTGTCGCCGGTCCCGAATGCAGTTGAAGCCCCGACACGACGCCTGTGGGCGTCGTGTCGGGGCTTCCCGCTTTTGGAGCGGCGGATTTATTCGCCCACCAAAATCCGCGCACGCGCCAGTCTTCGCCTGACCTGCCGCCCCCATCCGCCCGTCAACAACCCTCCCCAGTCTTTTTTGGGGGAGGGTGGGCGAGTAATGCGAGCCCGGGTGGGGGCCGCCCGCGAACTCCGCCGCCCCGCCTCGACCCATCCCCCCGAAGTCAGTTCCCCGCGGGCGCTGTCGGCGTCGCTGGGGCCGCCGGAGTTGGTGCCGCCGGCCGGACCGCCTCCGGCACGAGCGACACCTGCACGAACCTCCGCGGATCCAGAAACAGCCGCGCCGCGTCGCGCACCTGCGCCGTCGTGAGCGACCCGGAAAGCGGCGCGTCGTCGATGCCGCGCACGTCCCACCCCAGGCGGTCGTACTCCATCAGCGTATACAGCCAGAAGGAGTTTTCGCGGACCGACACTTCCTTCTCCCGCCGCTGCGCCTCGCGCACCTTATCCACCACGTCCGCCGGCACGCCGCCGGCGCGAACCGTGTCGATCTCGGCGAACACGACGCGCGTCAGTTCATCCACCCGCTCCGGCGCACTCCCGAACTCGATGGACACCGTGGCCAGCGGCACCGGATCGCGCGACAGGCTGGCCCCCACGCTCACGCTGTAGGTGCCGCCCAGCGACTCGCGCAGCTTCTCTCGCAGGCGAATCTCCAGCGCATCCGCCAGGCTCGCCGCCGCCGCCCGGTTCTCGCGCGAGAACGGCGCCGGTCCGGTAAAGACGATCGCCGTGCGCGCCGACGGCTCCAGGCCGCGCCGGATCGTCCGCCGCACGATTCCCGCCGGCGGCCGCACGCCCCGGTCGCGCGCCGATTCCGGCGTTCCCGTGCCGGGCAGGCTGGCCAGGTAGCGCTCCACCAGGGGCCGCAGCGAGTCCGGGCGCAGGTTGCCCACGAAGTAGAAGGTGAACCCGCCCGCATCCGCGAAGCGCTGGCGGTAGATGGCCAGCGAACGGTCCAGATCCAGCGAGTCGAAGGTGGCCATGGAGTACGGGCGCGAACGGACGTCGTTCTGCGCCAGGATGGCCCTGAGGCTGTCGCCGAACGCGCTCTGCGGCGTGACGGTGCGGTTGCGCAGCGCCTCGCGCCCGCGCTGAAGGTACGCCTGCCACGCGACCGTATCCCGCCGCGGCTGGGTAAAGTAGAGGTGGACGAGCTGAAACAGCGTTTCCACGTCGCGGGGGGCGGCCAGGCCGCTCATCCCTTCCTCCCGCTCGCCGACGAACGAGCCCACGCCCGCCACCTTTCCCGTCAGCCGCCGCTGCAGTTCCGTCACGCTCAGCTGGCCCACGCCCGCGAGCTGCACCGCCGTGGTGGCCGCCTGGCCGGCGCGGAACAGGCTGTCCGGCAGCAGCGACGTGCCACCCGGGCTCAGGGCGGCAAACAGGATCTGGTCATCCGAAAAGTCCGTGGGCTTCAGCACCACGTGCGCGCCGTTGCTCAGCGTCCACCGCGTGATTCCGGCCTCGGGCACGCTGTCCTCCGCCACCACGCGGCCGGGTTCCGGCATGCGGGCCAGCAGCGGGGCGTCGCTCGAGGTCTCCACAAAGGGCGACACCTCGGCCGAGGCGACGGAATCCATCACCGCCGCCAGGCGCTGCTCGGTGGGCCGGGGCGCGCCCTCGCCGCCGGGCGCGGTGACGAGCACCACACGGTCCCGCGCATCCACAAAGCGCTGCGCGGCCGCCTGCACCTCCGCTGGCGTAATCCGGGAGATGAGCGCGCGGTTGATGTTGTACTCGTCGTCCAGCGAGCGCAGCGCGCCGCCCTGCAGAAAGTGGCCTACGTACTGGCCGGTGAACTGGCCGCTGGTGGTCTTGGCGCGCTCGGCGTAGATCTGCTCCCAGCTGCGCAGCGACTGCGTGCGCTCGCGCCCAAGTTCATCCGCCGTAAAGCCGTACCGCGCCGCGCGACGCAGTTCCGTGAGCATGGCGGCCAGGCCGCGTTCCGCGCCGCCCTGGGCCACGGACGCGTTCAGCGAAAACGTCGCGATTGGCCGGAGCGACCCGCCCAGGTACGAACTCACGTTCAGGAACGGCGCGCCGGGCTGCAGGCTGATGTCGTTCATCCGCTCGCCGATGATCCCCGCGAACATGGATTCGGCGACGGCGCGGCGGTACGCGGCCAGCGAGGTGTCGCGGGGCGCGGGGCGGTACCAGTTGATGCTGACGGCCGTGGACGGAAGCTCGGGATCGACCGTGACCTGCGTGCGCGTGCTGTCGCGTTCCGGGATGGTGGACGGCGTGCGCTCCGGCGTTCCCGCGGAGCGCGGGATGGCGCCGAACTCCTCGCGGATCATGGCTTCTACCGCGCGCGCGTCAAAATCGCCCACGGCCACCACGGCCATCAGCTCCGGGCGGTACCAGTCGTGGTAGAAGCGTCGCAGCGCCTCGGGCTTGAACGTCCGCAGCAGCTCTGGGTCGCCGATGGGAAGCCGGTCGGCGTAGCGCGATCCGGCGTAGAGGAACGGGTACTGGCGGTCGCTGATGCGCGATCCCGCACCCAGCCGGCGCCGCCACTCCTCCAGCACCACGCCGCGCTCGGCGTCGATCTCCGCGGAATCCAGCGAGATGCCCGTCGCCCAGTCGCGCAGAATCCGCATTCCCGTGCCGACCAGCGCCGCGCTATCCGTGGGCAGCTGCAGCATGTAGACGGTTTCGTCGAAACTGGTGTAGGCGTTGATATCGGGCCCGAAGCGCATGCCCGCGCGCTCCAGGTAGTCGACGATTTCGTGCTTGGCGAAGCGGCGGGTGCCGTTGAACGCCATGTGCTCCAGAAAGTGCGCGAGTCCGCGCTGGTCCTGCTCTTCAAGGACGGACCCGGCGTTCACCACGAGGCGCAGTTCGGCGCGGGCGCGGGGCTCGGCGTTGCGGCGCACGTAGTAGACAAGGCCGTTGGGCAGCGTGTCGGTGATGACCGCCGTGTCGCCGGTGAGCTGCGGCCGCAGCGCCTGCTCCGTGCTGTCCGGCTGGACGACCGTGTCAGCAACGGATTCGCCGCCGCCGCTCGTGGATGCCGGAATCTGCGTGGACGGGCGGGCGCAGGCGCCGAGCAGGAGCACGGCGGCAATGGAAAGATGATGGATGCGCGTAATCATGCGTGTGCGGTGAAAAGGCCTGGGGAGAGCGATTCAAGTTTCTGTGGATCAACAGCTTGCGCCCGTGATAGCGGCGCCCGCGGGCACAGGTTCCCTCCCGGGCGCCGCGGTGGGAATCCGCTTCAGAATGACGGATTCGGGGCGCATGGCAAGGGGGGCAGCCCAGACGCTTCATCCTGAGCGGTGTTGAGAGATTCGGCTGGCCAGAACTCCTCACACGCGCACGCCTTTTGAGAGCGTATCGAGAAACGGCCCGCAACCCGTCTCTCCCGCCAACCACGCCGGTGGGCGTACGTACGGCATTCGCACGGCTTTGCGCCGCGAGGCGTCATCCTGAGGGAGCGTGCGCCGCCCTCTCCGTCGCGCCGAATCCTGCGCGACCGAAGGATCTACCATCCGCCGAGCCAACGGCGCGTAACGCACGCCCGTTCTCGCGGGGAAAGCAGATCCTTCGTCGGCGCCAAGGCCCGGCAGGTCGGCTGCCTCATCCGGCGCCTTCTCAGGATGACGCCAAGGGCGCCTGACATGATGATGCAGCCCCAGATGCTGTCATCCCCAAGGAGTCAGAGGTGGAGCGCTGACGAGAGTCGGTGGAGGCGAATCGGCGCGGGTGAAAAGGCAGAGGGCGCGGCGGGCGGGGATCGGCCCGGCGGTTGAAACCGCGCCTCGAAGGACACGAAGTCCGCCTGCGCGGACTGCGCCGGAAGCATCGCCGCGAGAACGAAAACGCCCCGCGTCCGGCAGTCGGATGCGGGGCGTTGCCGTTGATCAGCGGGCCCATCGAGAGAACGTGGAGGCAGACCCGAACCACGGCCCGGAGCCGCGCCGCATCCACCTATTCCCTATTCCCTATTCCCTGTCCCTCGCCGTTCATGAACTCCGGAATCTCCCGCACCAGCCGCTGCGTGTCCACCGGCTTCACCCAGTACGCGGCGCACCCGGCGTCCAGGCAGGCGCGGCGGTCGGCGTCCTCGTCGCGGCCGGTGAGCGCCACCACCGGCGCCGAGGCGGTCGCGGGGTCGGCCTTGAGGTGGCGAACGACCTGAACACCGGTCATGTCCGGCAGCCCCATGTCCAGAATCACCAGGTCCGGCAGCCGCTCCGCCGCCATCCGCAGCGCGTCGCCGCCGTTGGCCGCGCCGCGCACCTCGTACCCCGCGTCTTCCAGCAGAATGGTGAAGGCGGTGCGGATGGGATCGCTGTCTTCCACCAGCAGAATGCTGCGCGCCATGCCGCTCACAGCGCCGGCGCTTCCCGCGCGGCGCCGGCCACCGGCCGCGTCACGTGCACGGACGGCAGCGTAAAGAAGAAGCGGCTGCCCTCGCCCAGCGTGCTTTCCACCCAGATGCGGCCGCCGTGCAGCTCCACGAACCGCCGCGCGATGGAAAGCCCCAGCCCCGTGCCGTGGTGCACCCGCGCCCGCGACGCATCCACCTGCGCGAACTCGCGAAAGATCAGCTCGTGGTGCTCCGGATCGATCCCGATTCCGCTGTCCGCCACCTCCACCTGCAGCCACCCGGGCTGCCCCGGCGCGCGCCGCGCCACCACGCGCAGCCGGCCGCGCTCCGAGGTGAACTTGATGGCGTTGCCGAACAGGTTGCGCAGCACGTGCGCCACCTTGTCCGGGTCCGCCCAGGCATCGGGCAGGTCCGGCGCGATGTCGACGCTGAAGTCCAGCTGCTTGCGGGAAAGGAGCGACTCGTTCATCCGCCGCACCTCGCTCACCATCCCCGCCATGCTGAACTCCACCGGGCGGATGTCGATGACGGTGGCGCTGCTGCGGGCGTAGGTGAGGATCTCTTCGATCATCGCCAGCAGCTGGCGGCACGAGCCGATCATGGACTCGATGGCGTCGCGCTGGCGGTCGCTGATTTCGCCCAGCAGCCCGTCGCGCAGGATCTCGCCGTAGGTGACGATGGCCGTGAGCGGCGTGCGCAGCTCGTGCGACACGTTGGTGAGGAACTGGCTCTTGGCCACGTCCAGGTTGCGCAGCTCCAGCACGCTGCGCTCCAGCTCCTCGATGCGCGCGGCGGCTTCCCGCGCCGCCGTGGGCGTGGTGCCGTCCACCTCGAGGGTGATTCCGGTGCCGTCGCCCAGGGGGGCATCCATGACGCGAAAGCCCTCGCGGTCAAGCACCTGGCGCAGGCGCTCCGCGGTGGCGTGGTCGCCCAGAAGATAGAGCCGGAGGTCGTCCATGCGGGTGCGTACGGAGGGAACGTATGATGCGGCCAATCTAGACGGCGCCTGACGCGCCTGCAAGGAGATCGTCACTCTGCACCTGCGCCTCCAGCAGCTGGCGCCTCTGCAGGGCGGCGTACAGCCCCCCCGCCCGCAGCAGCTCGGCGTGCGTTCCGCGCTCCGCCAGCCGCCCGTCGTCCAGCACCAGGATCAGGTCCGCGTCCATCACCGCCGCCACGCGGTGGCTCACGATCACGCTCGTGCGCCCCGCGAATACGCCGCGCAGCCCGCCCAGAATCTCGTGCTCGGTCTGCGTGTCCACGGCGGAAAGGGCGTCGTCCAGCACCAGCAGCGGCGCGTCCTTGGCCACGGCGCGGGCCAGCGCCGCGCGCTGCTTCTGCCCGCCGCTCAGGTTGATGCCCCGCTCGCCCAGCACGGTGTCGTATCCGCCGGGCAGCTCCTCCACCGTCTGCTCCAGCCGCGCCACGCGGGCTGCGGCGCGCACCCGCCCGCGCCGCCGCTCCTCGTCCTCCTCGTCAAACCCCAGCGACAGGTTCTCGCCGATGGTGGCGCTGAACAGAAAGGTGTCCTGCGGCACCAGCGCCACCGCGCCGCGAAGCTGGTCCATGGGCCACTGCCGCACGGCGACGCCATCCACCAGTACCTCGCCCGCGGTGGGGTCGTACAGCCGGGCCAGCAGCGAAACGACGGTGGACTTGCCGGAGCCGGTCGGCCCCACCAGCGCCACCGTGGCCCCCGCCGGCGCGCGGAAGCTGATGCCGCGCAGCACGTCGCGCTCGGTGCCCGGGTAGCGGAACCACACGTCGCGGAACTCGATCTCCCCGCGCACCTCGTCCGGGCCCTGCGCGCCGGGAACGTCGGCCACCACGGGGCGCGTTTCCAGGATCTCCGACACGCGCGCCATGGAGGCCGCGCCGCGCTGAAACAGGTTCACCACCCATCCCAGGGCGATCATGGGAAAGCTGAGCTGCCCCAGGTAGAGGATGAAGATGACCAGGTCGCCGATGGTGATGCGGTCGGCCAGAATGGCGCGCCCGCCCAGCCACAGCGCCAGCATCATCCCCAATCCGGCCAGCAGCGTGAGGCTGGGATAGAAGAGGCCGCTGGTGCGCGCCAGGTTCACGTTGCGGCGCATGCTTTCCCGCGCCAGTTCGGTAAAGAGCGAACTCTGCGACGCCTCCTGCCCGTACGCCTTGACGATGCGCTGCCCCGCCAGGTTCTCCTGCGCCATCGTGGACATGATGCCGAGCTGCGCCTGGATCCCCTCCGACTGGTCGTGGATCACCTTGCCGAAAAAGATCGTCACCGGCGGCAGCAGAATCATGGGGACGAGCGAAAGCACCGTCATCCACGGATCGATCATCACCATGCGGGTGATGGCCATCAGCCCGAAGACGACGGTGTTGACCAGGTACATGTACGCCGGGCCCGCCACCATCCGCACCGCCTGCAGGTCGTTGGTGGCGCGCGACATCACCTCGCCGGTGGGCGTGCCGTTGTAGAAGGGCGCGTCCAGCCGCAGCAGGTGGGCAAAGAAGTCGTCGCGCAGGTCCAGTTCCACCCAGCGGCTGACGCTGTTCAGGTTCTGGCGCATCCAGAAGCGCCCCGCGCCCGCCAGCAGGGCCAGTCCGGCGCTGGCCAGCGCCCACTTTCCCACCTCGCCGCGGGTGCCGCCGGCGCGCGCCATGGCGTCCAGCGCGTGCTTCACCGCCTCGGTGCTGCCGACAGAAAGGAGGTTGGCCACCAGAACGGACACCAGCCCCAGCGCGATGGAAAGCTGATACCGGCGCAGATACGGGAAAAGTGCCTTGAGAGCTCGCATGGTCCTGTGGGTATGGGCGTTGCCCCGTC
It contains:
- a CDS encoding M16 family metallopeptidase produces the protein MITRIHHLSIAAVLLLGACARPSTQIPASTSGGGESVADTVVQPDSTEQALRPQLTGDTAVITDTLPNGLVYYVRRNAEPRARAELRLVVNAGSVLEEQDQRGLAHFLEHMAFNGTRRFAKHEIVDYLERAGMRFGPDINAYTSFDETVYMLQLPTDSAALVGTGMRILRDWATGISLDSAEIDAERGVVLEEWRRRLGAGSRISDRQYPFLYAGSRYADRLPIGDPELLRTFKPEALRRFYHDWYRPELMAVVAVGDFDARAVEAMIREEFGAIPRSAGTPERTPSTIPERDSTRTQVTVDPELPSTAVSINWYRPAPRDTSLAAYRRAVAESMFAGIIGERMNDISLQPGAPFLNVSSYLGGSLRPIATFSLNASVAQGGAERGLAAMLTELRRAARYGFTADELGRERTQSLRSWEQIYAERAKTTSGQFTGQYVGHFLQGGALRSLDDEYNINRALISRITPAEVQAAAQRFVDARDRVVLVTAPGGEGAPRPTEQRLAAVMDSVASAEVSPFVETSSDAPLLARMPEPGRVVAEDSVPEAGITRWTLSNGAHVVLKPTDFSDDQILFAALSPGGTSLLPDSLFRAGQAATTAVQLAGVGQLSVTELQRRLTGKVAGVGSFVGEREEGMSGLAAPRDVETLFQLVHLYFTQPRRDTVAWQAYLQRGREALRNRTVTPQSAFGDSLRAILAQNDVRSRPYSMATFDSLDLDRSLAIYRQRFADAGGFTFYFVGNLRPDSLRPLVERYLASLPGTGTPESARDRGVRPPAGIVRRTIRRGLEPSARTAIVFTGPAPFSRENRAAAASLADALEIRLREKLRESLGGTYSVSVGASLSRDPVPLATVSIEFGSAPERVDELTRVVFAEIDTVRAGGVPADVVDKVREAQRREKEVSVRENSFWLYTLMEYDRLGWDVRGIDDAPLSGSLTTAQVRDAARLFLDPRRFVQVSLVPEAVRPAAPTPAAPATPTAPAGN
- a CDS encoding response regulator codes for the protein MARSILLVEDSDPIRTAFTILLEDAGYEVRGAANGGDALRMAAERLPDLVILDMGLPDMTGVQVVRHLKADPATASAPVVALTGRDEDADRRACLDAGCAAYWVKPVDTQRLVREIPEFMNGEGQGIGNRE
- a CDS encoding sensor histidine kinase; this translates as MDDLRLYLLGDHATAERLRQVLDREGFRVMDAPLGDGTGITLEVDGTTPTAAREAAARIEELERSVLELRNLDVAKSQFLTNVSHELRTPLTAIVTYGEILRDGLLGEISDRQRDAIESMIGSCRQLLAMIEEILTYARSSATVIDIRPVEFSMAGMVSEVRRMNESLLSRKQLDFSVDIAPDLPDAWADPDKVAHVLRNLFGNAIKFTSERGRLRVVARRAPGQPGWLQVEVADSGIGIDPEHHELIFREFAQVDASRARVHHGTGLGLSIARRFVELHGGRIWVESTLGEGSRFFFTLPSVHVTRPVAGAAREAPAL
- a CDS encoding ABC transporter ATP-binding protein, with product MRALKALFPYLRRYQLSIALGLVSVLVANLLSVGSTEAVKHALDAMARAGGTRGEVGKWALASAGLALLAGAGRFWMRQNLNSVSRWVELDLRDDFFAHLLRLDAPFYNGTPTGEVMSRATNDLQAVRMVAGPAYMYLVNTVVFGLMAITRMVMIDPWMTVLSLVPMILLPPVTIFFGKVIHDQSEGIQAQLGIMSTMAQENLAGQRIVKAYGQEASQSSLFTELARESMRRNVNLARTSGLFYPSLTLLAGLGMMLALWLGGRAILADRITIGDLVIFILYLGQLSFPMIALGWVVNLFQRGAASMARVSEILETRPVVADVPGAQGPDEVRGEIEFRDVWFRYPGTERDVLRGISFRAPAGATVALVGPTGSGKSTVVSLLARLYDPTAGEVLVDGVAVRQWPMDQLRGAVALVPQDTFLFSATIGENLSLGFDEEDEERRRGRVRAAARVARLEQTVEELPGGYDTVLGERGINLSGGQKQRAALARAVAKDAPLLVLDDALSAVDTQTEHEILGGLRGVFAGRTSVIVSHRVAAVMDADLILVLDDGRLAERGTHAELLRAGGLYAALQRRQLLEAQVQSDDLLAGASGAV